The Verrucomicrobiia bacterium genome has a segment encoding these proteins:
- the trmB gene encoding tRNA (guanosine(46)-N7)-methyltransferase TrmB, with amino-acid sequence MLLPGTRLPDADTDWILRPDIMQRLDLRAVFGNANPVEMELGAGDGSFLAQRAAAHPGRNFLGVERLLGRLRKLDRKARRAGLQNVRCLRLEAAYALEWMMPPGGLDVLHVYFPDPWPKRRHWKRRLVNRSFALLAAAALGPGGQVYLRTDHAGYFEAILEAFAGLPEFGPTTVPPDLEVLETDFEREFRARGIPTHHAAFERMPGHGDAVGRKAGVPRISAQDEEGE; translated from the coding sequence ATGCTGCTGCCCGGAACCCGTCTGCCCGACGCGGACACCGACTGGATCCTGCGTCCCGACATCATGCAGCGGCTGGACCTCCGGGCGGTCTTCGGCAATGCGAACCCGGTCGAGATGGAGCTCGGGGCCGGTGACGGCTCCTTCCTCGCCCAACGCGCCGCGGCACACCCCGGGCGCAACTTCCTCGGGGTTGAGCGGTTGCTGGGTCGTCTGAGGAAACTGGACCGCAAGGCCCGTCGCGCGGGACTGCAGAATGTGCGTTGTCTTCGTCTGGAGGCGGCCTACGCACTGGAATGGATGATGCCGCCGGGTGGTCTGGACGTGCTGCATGTGTACTTTCCCGATCCGTGGCCCAAGCGGCGTCACTGGAAGCGACGATTGGTCAACCGTTCGTTTGCGCTGCTGGCAGCCGCCGCTCTGGGCCCCGGAGGTCAGGTGTATCTGCGGACCGATCACGCGGGCTACTTCGAGGCGATCCTGGAGGCGTTTGCAGGCTTGCCGGAATTCGGCCCGACCACCGTCCCACCCGACTTGGAGGTCTTGGAAACCGATTTCGAGCGGGAGTTCCGCGCCCGGGGCATTCCCACGCATCACGCGGCCTTCGAGCGGATGCCTGGACATGGCGATGCTGTGGGGAGGAAGGCGGGTGTGCCCCGGATTTCCGCGCAGGACGAGGAGGGGGAGTGA
- the ruvA gene encoding Holliday junction branch migration protein RuvA, protein MITFLHGTLVEAHPTQVTVAVHGVGYEVLIPLSSFERLPAPGKDVHLLTHLAIREDAHQLYGFLTAPERDLFRLLIHTVSGIGPKLALNVLSGMSVSGFSGAVASGDFKALAGIPGVGRRTAERIVVELKDKLGGFGGGAVPSAAAGASGVMPGGDPRLNDAVAALVSLGFKPAEALTAARAAIAMLGDGATVEQLLRACLKRPG, encoded by the coding sequence ATGATCACCTTTTTGCATGGCACTCTGGTCGAGGCGCATCCCACCCAGGTTACGGTGGCGGTCCACGGCGTGGGCTACGAGGTGCTGATCCCATTGTCGTCCTTCGAACGTCTGCCGGCGCCTGGCAAGGACGTTCACCTGTTGACCCACCTGGCGATCCGCGAGGACGCCCACCAGTTGTACGGTTTTCTCACGGCCCCGGAGCGGGATCTGTTCCGTCTGCTGATCCACACGGTGTCCGGCATCGGCCCAAAACTGGCGCTCAATGTCCTCAGCGGCATGAGCGTGAGCGGGTTCTCCGGAGCGGTGGCGTCCGGCGATTTCAAGGCCCTCGCGGGCATCCCGGGTGTCGGACGCCGGACGGCGGAACGGATCGTGGTTGAACTGAAGGACAAGCTGGGGGGATTTGGCGGAGGAGCGGTTCCATCGGCTGCCGCCGGGGCATCGGGGGTGATGCCGGGCGGCGATCCGCGGTTGAACGACGCGGTGGCGGCGCTGGTGTCGCTTGGATTCAAGCCCGCCGAGGCGCTGACCGCGGCACGCGCTGCCATCGCCATGTTGGGCGACGGGGCCACGGTGGAGCAGCTTCTGAGGGCCTGCCTGAAACGGCCGGGATGA
- a CDS encoding lysophospholipid acyltransferase family protein: MEASSAARRRPATPTTPHPPTTGGRLVARFAWLVALSVSRTLRWRFEDRSGLFGPGTRQHAVFAIWHNRQLLAPEVYRRYFGMMGPGRRLAALASASRDGAIAARILELFEVRAVRGSSSRRGAAALSEMITLAREGHDIAVTPDGPRGPRYRVLPGAIAVAQHTGLPLVPIALNFSRKRVLPSWDGFQIPMPFAHCAVIAGAPEWVPRDLSAPALKEHTARLERRLLEITED, encoded by the coding sequence ATGGAAGCGTCCAGTGCTGCCCGGCGGCGCCCGGCAACCCCCACCACGCCGCATCCCCCGACGACCGGAGGACGTCTCGTCGCGCGTTTTGCCTGGCTGGTGGCGTTATCCGTCAGCCGGACCCTGCGCTGGCGGTTCGAAGACCGCTCGGGGCTGTTCGGGCCGGGCACCCGGCAGCACGCCGTGTTCGCCATCTGGCACAACCGCCAGTTGCTCGCGCCCGAGGTCTACCGGCGTTACTTCGGCATGATGGGTCCCGGACGACGCCTGGCCGCGCTGGCCAGCGCCAGTCGCGATGGCGCGATTGCGGCGCGCATTCTTGAGCTGTTCGAAGTGCGGGCGGTCCGCGGATCCTCCAGTCGCCGCGGCGCGGCGGCGTTGTCGGAAATGATCACCCTGGCCCGCGAAGGGCACGACATTGCCGTCACGCCCGACGGCCCGCGCGGGCCGCGGTATCGCGTGCTGCCCGGAGCCATTGCCGTGGCCCAGCACACCGGACTCCCCCTCGTCCCCATTGCGCTGAACTTCAGCCGGAAACGCGTGCTGCCCAGCTGGGACGGCTTCCAGATTCCGATGCCGTTCGCTCACTGCGCGGTCATCGCCGGCGCCCCCGAATGGGTGCCCCGGGACCTAAGTGCCCCGGCGCTGAAGGAACACACCGCACGGCTCGAGCGGCGCCTCCTTGAGATCACGGAGGATTGA
- a CDS encoding SMP-30/gluconolactonase/LRE family protein, which yields MHFLRRLRFAAALIPIVALGVDDYPLGPDSTTRGSGIPVGRVESFTFADSRIFPETRRAGWVYIPAQYDPASPAALMVFQDGHAYVSTNGQQRVPVVLDNLIARGELPVMVAVFVNPGHRGEDGPAADGWGNRNNRSFEYDSLGGDYARFLVEELLPYVTNRYGLNLSTDPERRGIAGMSSGGICAWTVAWERPDQFRKVLSQIGSFTNIRGGHVYPALIRKTERKPVRVFLQDGSNDLNNLHGNWPLANQQMASALAFAGYDFRFEFGDGGHNGRHGGAILPEALRWLWRAESANPPKPETRDNLAGDEALSKLLPDGGNPGDWELVADGFGFTDAACSDAEGNFYFSDLGNNILYRLGVGESRPVAWLEGGPKVSGHQFGPDGRLYAATQGDAREKRIVAMDPGTGGVEVIATDVQPNDLVVSRAGFIYFTDTGAGQVVRVPITARSLSRPAPVAGGINKPNGIALSPDQRTLYVSEYGGTNAWTFLVDASGNLTGGERSLELRSPVGRSDSGGDGMTVDAAGRPWITSHAGIQVFDTQGRLGGVVSRPQDKATVSCAFAGPGRAYLYVCSSDGVFRRKTLATGAGINPP from the coding sequence ATGCACTTCCTCCGTCGCCTCCGGTTCGCCGCCGCACTGATTCCCATCGTCGCGTTGGGCGTGGATGATTATCCGCTGGGTCCCGACTCGACGACGCGTGGGTCCGGCATTCCCGTCGGGCGCGTGGAGTCCTTCACCTTTGCCGACTCCAGAATCTTCCCGGAGACGCGTCGCGCCGGATGGGTGTACATCCCTGCCCAATACGATCCCGCCAGCCCCGCCGCGCTGATGGTGTTTCAGGACGGGCACGCCTACGTGTCCACCAATGGCCAGCAGCGCGTTCCGGTCGTGCTCGACAATCTCATCGCACGGGGCGAGCTGCCGGTGATGGTGGCCGTTTTCGTCAATCCGGGGCACCGCGGGGAAGACGGTCCCGCAGCCGACGGCTGGGGCAACCGCAACAATCGCAGCTTCGAATATGATTCCCTCGGAGGGGACTACGCACGCTTCCTGGTGGAGGAATTGCTACCCTATGTCACCAACCGGTACGGGCTCAATCTCAGCACCGACCCCGAACGGCGCGGCATCGCCGGCATGAGCAGCGGCGGCATCTGCGCGTGGACCGTGGCCTGGGAGCGTCCGGACCAGTTCCGGAAGGTGCTGTCCCAGATCGGCAGCTTCACCAACATTCGCGGGGGCCACGTGTACCCGGCCCTCATTCGCAAGACCGAGCGGAAGCCGGTGCGGGTCTTCCTCCAGGACGGCAGCAATGACCTCAACAACCTTCATGGCAACTGGCCGCTGGCCAATCAGCAGATGGCCAGTGCGCTTGCCTTTGCCGGTTATGATTTCCGGTTTGAGTTTGGGGACGGCGGCCACAACGGCCGGCACGGCGGCGCCATTCTCCCCGAGGCCCTGCGATGGTTGTGGCGTGCGGAGTCCGCAAACCCGCCAAAACCGGAGACCCGTGACAATCTCGCGGGGGACGAGGCCCTCTCCAAGCTGCTGCCGGACGGCGGAAATCCCGGGGACTGGGAGCTGGTGGCCGACGGCTTCGGGTTCACCGATGCCGCGTGCAGTGACGCCGAGGGCAACTTCTACTTCAGCGATTTGGGCAACAACATCCTGTACCGCCTTGGCGTCGGGGAATCCCGGCCGGTGGCCTGGCTGGAGGGCGGGCCCAAGGTGAGCGGACACCAGTTTGGCCCCGACGGCCGCCTCTACGCGGCCACGCAGGGCGACGCCCGGGAAAAGCGGATCGTGGCCATGGATCCCGGGACCGGGGGGGTGGAGGTCATCGCCACCGACGTGCAGCCCAACGACCTCGTGGTGTCACGGGCCGGGTTCATCTATTTCACCGACACCGGTGCCGGCCAGGTGGTACGGGTCCCCATCACCGCGCGATCCCTGTCGCGTCCGGCCCCGGTGGCCGGTGGCATCAACAAGCCCAACGGCATCGCCTTGAGCCCCGACCAACGCACCCTCTACGTCAGTGAATATGGCGGCACCAATGCCTGGACCTTTCTCGTGGATGCCTCGGGCAACCTGACGGGTGGCGAGCGCAGCCTGGAACTCCGGAGTCCGGTGGGACGTTCCGACAGCGGCGGGGACGGCATGACCGTGGACGCCGCCGGGCGCCCGTGGATCACCAGTCATGCGGGCATTCAGGTGTTTGACACACAGGGCCGGTTGGGCGGTGTGGTGTCGCGTCCCCAGGACAAGGCGACGGTCAGCTGCGCCTTTGCGGGGCCCGGCCGGGCCTACCTGTATGTCTGCAGCAGCGATGGCGTGTTCCGCCGCAAGACCCTGGCCACCGGCGCCGGGATCAATCCTCCGTGA
- a CDS encoding FAD-dependent oxidoreductase, with product MKTSKRVVIVGGGVIGLCTAYFCARAGHAVTVVERSAPPRGGCSFGNAGLIVPSHFVPLAAPGMVALGLRWLWNPESPFFVQPRLNLGLLSWGYRFWRASTPERVRCATPVLRDLHLESRALYEELQSLPVGEFGLTRRGLLMLCQTPHGLEEEGAAAAQAEALGIPVQVLDARGAANLDPEVTMQVTGAVYYPGDCHLEPGRFMAALEAEAGRLGVQFLWGTGGISGPRTANGRVVALRLADGSEVEADECVIAGGSWSEALARGFDLRIPMQAGKGYSLTLPHPRQMPSRSSILTEARVAVTPMGGAVRFGGTMEIGGLDERINRARIRGIVRAATTYFPEFLPGDFEDLTPWCGLRPCSPDGLPYLGRTARWPNVVIATGHAMIGMSLAPVTGRIVSSLITGAPPGHDLSLLNPDRYA from the coding sequence ATGAAGACATCGAAACGGGTGGTTATCGTCGGGGGCGGAGTCATTGGATTATGCACGGCGTACTTCTGCGCACGGGCGGGACACGCGGTGACCGTGGTCGAGCGGTCGGCCCCGCCGCGGGGGGGATGTTCGTTCGGCAATGCGGGCCTGATCGTGCCCAGCCACTTTGTGCCGCTGGCGGCGCCCGGAATGGTGGCGCTCGGGCTCCGCTGGCTGTGGAATCCTGAGTCACCGTTTTTTGTGCAACCCCGCCTCAACCTCGGCCTCCTGTCGTGGGGCTACCGGTTTTGGAGGGCCTCCACACCCGAACGGGTCCGGTGCGCCACGCCCGTGCTTCGCGATCTGCATCTGGAAAGCCGGGCCCTGTACGAGGAATTGCAGTCCCTGCCGGTGGGAGAATTCGGACTGACCCGACGGGGCCTGTTGATGCTCTGTCAGACCCCCCATGGTCTTGAGGAAGAGGGGGCGGCCGCCGCCCAGGCGGAGGCGCTCGGGATTCCGGTGCAGGTGCTGGACGCGCGGGGAGCGGCGAACCTCGACCCCGAGGTCACCATGCAGGTGACGGGGGCGGTATACTACCCGGGGGACTGCCATCTCGAACCCGGGCGATTCATGGCGGCACTGGAAGCCGAAGCCGGGCGTCTGGGAGTGCAATTTCTCTGGGGCACCGGCGGCATTTCCGGTCCCCGGACCGCCAACGGGCGGGTGGTGGCGTTGCGGCTGGCCGATGGATCCGAAGTCGAGGCCGATGAATGCGTCATCGCGGGCGGCAGTTGGTCGGAGGCCCTGGCCCGCGGATTCGATCTGCGCATTCCCATGCAAGCCGGCAAGGGATACAGCCTCACGCTGCCCCATCCGCGCCAGATGCCGTCCCGGAGTTCGATTCTCACCGAGGCGCGGGTTGCAGTCACGCCGATGGGCGGCGCCGTCCGTTTCGGGGGCACCATGGAAATCGGGGGACTCGACGAGCGGATCAACCGGGCACGCATCCGCGGGATTGTCCGCGCCGCCACCACCTATTTCCCGGAGTTCCTTCCCGGCGACTTCGAGGACCTCACGCCATGGTGCGGACTCCGACCGTGTTCGCCCGACGGTCTGCCCTATCTGGGACGCACCGCCCGCTGGCCGAACGTGGTGATCGCCACCGGCCACGCGATGATCGGCATGAGCCTGGCCCCGGTCACTGGACGGATCGTCTCCAGCCTGATTACCGGAGCACCGCCCGGTCACGATCTCTCACTCCTGAATCCCGACCGGTATGCCTGA
- a CDS encoding J domain-containing protein: MGVEFKDYYEILGVPRTASAEDLKKAFRNLARRYHPDVAKDKKVAEEKFKEINEAYEVLGNPETRGKYDTLGAQWKQGADFQPPPGWNGGGRGAGRHGTGPEFEFGGTGFSEFFEQLFGGRGGFAAGGEPGRARRGADVEGEIAVTLDEVLKGSVRTITLRASDPRTGGDTSQTFKVRVPAGVQDGQAIRVTGKGGGGHGGAASGDLYLRVRIVSHPDFRVTGADLETDLDLAPWEAALGATLPVPTLEDPVTIRIPPGSSPGQRLRVRGRGLPRGASGERGDLHVALNVVFPRELSEEERNLWSRLAAVSRFQPRDTAG, encoded by the coding sequence ATGGGCGTCGAATTCAAGGACTACTACGAAATCCTCGGGGTGCCGCGCACCGCCAGCGCCGAGGACCTCAAGAAGGCGTTCCGCAACCTGGCCCGGCGCTATCATCCCGATGTCGCCAAGGACAAAAAGGTGGCCGAGGAGAAGTTCAAGGAGATCAACGAGGCTTACGAGGTCCTCGGCAATCCGGAGACCCGCGGCAAATACGACACTCTCGGAGCCCAGTGGAAGCAGGGTGCGGACTTCCAGCCGCCGCCCGGATGGAATGGCGGTGGCCGGGGGGCTGGCCGGCACGGCACGGGACCCGAATTCGAGTTCGGGGGCACCGGCTTCAGCGAGTTTTTTGAGCAATTGTTCGGAGGCCGGGGCGGGTTTGCGGCAGGAGGGGAGCCCGGACGCGCCCGCCGCGGCGCGGACGTGGAGGGGGAGATCGCCGTCACGCTCGATGAGGTCCTGAAGGGCTCGGTGAGGACCATTACGCTTCGGGCGAGCGACCCGCGCACCGGAGGGGACACCTCCCAGACCTTCAAGGTCCGGGTCCCGGCCGGTGTGCAGGACGGTCAGGCGATCCGGGTCACCGGCAAGGGTGGTGGCGGCCACGGCGGTGCCGCTTCGGGCGACCTCTACCTGCGCGTCCGCATCGTATCGCATCCCGACTTTCGGGTGACTGGCGCCGACCTGGAGACGGACCTTGATCTTGCCCCATGGGAGGCGGCCCTGGGCGCCACGCTGCCTGTGCCAACGCTCGAGGATCCGGTCACCATCCGCATCCCACCAGGCTCAAGTCCCGGGCAGCGGCTGCGGGTGCGCGGACGCGGCCTGCCCCGCGGCGCCTCCGGGGAGCGCGGCGACCTGCATGTCGCCCTGAATGTCGTCTTTCCACGCGAGCTCTCCGAGGAGGAGCGGAACCTCTGGTCCCGCCTGGCTGCCGTGTCGCGGTTCCAGCCGCGCGACACCGCCGGCTGA
- a CDS encoding competence/damage-inducible protein A: MIVELITTGSELLLGRVLNSHQQWLGRRLADLGHPVGRQVTVPDGAEEIGGAVQEALARAELVITTGGLGPTGDDLTRERIANLLGRRLIHNAAVAGQIREYFESRGRAMPPATRVEAMVPEGARVLVNHHGTAPGLVLEIHPNPFRADGRAAWLVMLPGPPRELHPMFDDEFVPLWSGAFPPGDGFFTRTHRTTGLGESLMEDRLRIPFAPLVARGLELGYCARVGEVDVRFAARGPGAVTLVEEASGLLRRHAGELIYGTDDDTLESVVVRELAHRSLTVAVAESCTGGHVANRLTNIPGASAVFRAGYVTYANEAKESALGVPHACLAAQGAVSEPVARAMAEGARLRAGADFGLSLTGIAGPDGGSDDKPVGTVFIGLADARGTTVIRRNNRFDRETFKFASAQQALDVLRRRVCGLPPLGDRV; the protein is encoded by the coding sequence ATGATCGTTGAATTGATCACCACGGGCAGCGAACTGCTGCTCGGACGGGTGTTGAACAGCCATCAGCAATGGCTGGGGCGCCGTCTGGCCGATCTCGGGCATCCGGTGGGCCGTCAGGTCACCGTGCCCGATGGGGCTGAGGAGATCGGGGGCGCGGTGCAGGAGGCGCTTGCCCGTGCCGAACTGGTGATCACCACCGGGGGGCTTGGGCCCACCGGCGACGACCTCACGCGGGAACGGATCGCCAACCTGCTCGGCCGGCGACTGATTCACAACGCCGCGGTGGCCGGCCAAATCCGGGAGTACTTCGAATCGAGGGGGCGGGCGATGCCCCCGGCCACGCGGGTCGAGGCCATGGTGCCGGAGGGGGCACGGGTGCTGGTCAACCACCACGGTACCGCTCCCGGTCTGGTTCTCGAGATCCATCCCAACCCGTTCCGGGCCGACGGCCGGGCCGCCTGGCTGGTGATGCTGCCGGGGCCGCCACGGGAGTTGCATCCCATGTTCGACGACGAGTTTGTGCCCCTGTGGTCCGGAGCCTTCCCCCCCGGCGATGGTTTTTTCACCCGCACCCATCGGACCACGGGCCTGGGGGAATCGCTGATGGAGGACCGCCTCCGAATCCCGTTCGCCCCGCTTGTGGCCCGGGGGTTGGAACTCGGCTACTGCGCCCGCGTGGGGGAGGTGGACGTGCGATTCGCCGCCCGTGGCCCGGGAGCGGTGACGCTCGTTGAGGAAGCGTCCGGACTCCTCAGGCGGCACGCTGGAGAGCTGATCTATGGCACCGACGACGACACCCTGGAGTCCGTCGTCGTTCGCGAATTGGCCCACCGGTCGCTGACCGTGGCGGTCGCGGAATCCTGCACCGGAGGCCATGTGGCCAACCGCCTGACCAACATCCCCGGGGCCTCGGCGGTATTCCGCGCGGGCTACGTGACCTACGCGAACGAGGCGAAGGAGTCCGCCCTCGGGGTCCCGCACGCTTGCCTGGCGGCACAGGGTGCCGTCAGCGAACCGGTGGCACGCGCCATGGCGGAGGGAGCCCGCCTCCGTGCGGGGGCCGACTTCGGACTGAGCCTTACAGGCATCGCGGGCCCGGACGGGGGTTCCGACGACAAGCCGGTCGGCACCGTTTTCATCGGTCTCGCCGATGCCCGGGGCACCACGGTGATCCGGCGGAACAACCGCTTCGACCGCGAAACGTTCAAGTTCGCCAGCGCCCAGCAGGCTCTCGACGTCCTCCGCCGCCGGGTGTGCGGCCTGCCTCCGTTGGGTGACCGGGTCTGA
- a CDS encoding gluconokinase — MGVSGAGKSTVGRLLAAQLGWAFHDGDDFHPPANVAKMKSGTPLDDEDRKPWLLAIQQLMRECETAGRSAVIACSALKDAHRRLLLAGEPWVRFIHLHGDRGTLACRMASRQGHFMPPTLLESQLAALEPPSDALAVDIGPAPEVIVRSILDRLGFSPAVPAP, encoded by the coding sequence ATGGGCGTGTCCGGTGCCGGCAAGAGCACCGTCGGCCGCCTGCTGGCTGCGCAACTGGGCTGGGCGTTTCACGATGGCGATGATTTTCATCCGCCCGCCAACGTCGCCAAAATGAAATCGGGGACCCCCCTCGATGATGAGGATCGGAAACCATGGCTGCTGGCGATCCAGCAGCTCATGCGGGAGTGTGAGACCGCGGGCCGGTCCGCCGTGATTGCCTGCTCGGCCTTGAAGGACGCCCATCGCAGGCTTCTGCTGGCGGGTGAGCCGTGGGTGCGCTTCATTCACCTTCACGGCGATCGCGGTACTCTGGCCTGCCGGATGGCGTCGCGTCAGGGTCACTTCATGCCGCCCACGCTGCTGGAAAGCCAGTTGGCCGCGTTGGAGCCGCCGTCCGACGCGCTCGCGGTGGATATCGGTCCGGCGCCTGAGGTGATCGTCCGCTCGATTCTGGACCGCCTTGGTTTCTCTCCGGCCGTTCCTGCGCCATGA
- a CDS encoding outer membrane beta-barrel protein, with protein sequence MVSKNDVTAQPAPAHEARQHRWLTGLGTLALMVGGGPVGAIEPEQILSYNIGKLAIQPQADISAQFWGNLLYGAENPSPGGPVTVDREINGQVVPVTFLTPPEAGVESDLLWYLSPGFELQYGANPENSLSLGYFHDFILYTENGDFNGNQDRVQFDARMELGRFTVVGYNSVAWLDTILGGSTAVVRRVPIRRQVWTDNYQITYDSSVKTDVYVVFNHSAVNYLEAVNLYNQATLRGTVGATYKPTERIGLFSEISGGHTDVSAASPLQPPGEDSWVYGGFLGVRGTFTPRITGTVKVGYETRDFTGADTQGDGGGPAVGVGLTYAPTQRLLVKLDYNRFVGVSPQFAGQSTKNGVLSLSGTQQLGVTGRWAMVGRFGASFGSFSTLSSTGTGVVDTPTGPQVVEFPVDYGRDDRTYTASLGVQFQPRAWVTALFAYSFEKYETQFDDEYAALRTGLNDYVLNRVILQVSVGY encoded by the coding sequence ATGGTCTCCAAGAACGACGTCACGGCCCAGCCGGCACCCGCCCACGAGGCGCGCCAACATCGCTGGCTGACCGGGCTTGGCACGCTCGCCCTCATGGTCGGAGGGGGACCTGTCGGCGCCATCGAACCCGAGCAGATTCTGTCGTACAACATCGGCAAGCTGGCGATTCAGCCGCAGGCCGACATCAGCGCACAATTTTGGGGCAACCTGCTGTACGGGGCCGAGAACCCGTCGCCCGGCGGGCCGGTCACCGTGGACCGTGAAATCAACGGTCAGGTGGTTCCCGTCACCTTCCTCACCCCCCCCGAGGCGGGAGTCGAGTCGGACCTGTTGTGGTACCTCAGCCCGGGATTCGAGCTTCAGTATGGGGCCAACCCGGAAAACTCCCTGTCGCTCGGCTACTTCCACGACTTCATCCTCTACACCGAGAACGGCGACTTCAACGGCAACCAGGATCGCGTCCAGTTCGATGCGCGGATGGAACTGGGGCGGTTCACCGTGGTCGGCTACAACAGCGTCGCGTGGCTCGACACGATCCTGGGTGGCAGCACCGCCGTCGTACGGCGGGTGCCGATCCGGCGTCAGGTCTGGACGGACAACTACCAAATCACCTACGACTCCTCGGTCAAGACCGACGTGTACGTGGTCTTCAACCATTCGGCTGTCAATTACCTGGAGGCCGTCAATCTGTACAACCAGGCGACCCTTCGCGGCACGGTGGGGGCGACGTACAAACCGACGGAACGAATCGGCCTGTTCTCGGAAATCAGCGGGGGGCATACCGATGTCTCGGCGGCGTCCCCGCTGCAGCCTCCCGGTGAGGATTCCTGGGTATACGGCGGATTCCTTGGCGTTCGGGGCACCTTCACGCCGCGAATCACCGGAACGGTCAAGGTGGGCTACGAGACCCGGGATTTCACGGGAGCCGATACGCAGGGGGATGGCGGTGGACCGGCCGTCGGCGTCGGGCTGACCTACGCCCCGACGCAACGACTGCTGGTGAAGCTCGACTACAACCGGTTTGTGGGTGTTTCCCCCCAGTTCGCCGGCCAATCCACCAAGAACGGCGTGCTGTCGCTGTCGGGGACCCAGCAGTTGGGCGTGACCGGACGCTGGGCGATGGTCGGCCGGTTCGGGGCGAGCTTCGGGTCCTTTTCGACGCTTTCCAGCACCGGCACAGGGGTAGTGGACACCCCCACGGGTCCGCAGGTGGTCGAGTTTCCCGTGGATTACGGACGCGATGACCGCACCTATACGGCATCCCTCGGTGTGCAGTTCCAGCCCAGGGCATGGGTCACCGCGCTGTTTGCCTACAGCTTCGAAAAGTACGAGACTCAGTTCGACGACGAGTACGCCGCCCTGCGTACCGGACTGAACGATTACGTCCTCAATCGTGTCATTCTGCAGGTGTCGGTGGGCTATTGA
- a CDS encoding polysaccharide export protein: MNAVFCTAVRWFFIVAIAGGWSIRAQQPGPQTARRIQANDILNIRVLGEPDMNKETKVTGDGTINYFFVQDVQVAGLTIAEAQEKIRQILMKDWFVNPQVNIEMKEYAREIVTVLGQVNRPGTVLLPSDRRVDIVEVIGMAGDFTRLANKSRIELVRKGRKIQISYDELKKITDPARKLYVEPDDVIEVGQSVF; the protein is encoded by the coding sequence ATGAATGCCGTCTTTTGCACCGCTGTGCGGTGGTTTTTCATCGTGGCCATTGCCGGTGGCTGGAGCATCCGGGCACAGCAACCCGGGCCGCAGACCGCGCGGCGCATTCAGGCCAATGACATCCTCAACATTCGCGTCTTGGGTGAGCCGGACATGAACAAGGAGACCAAGGTGACCGGCGACGGCACCATCAACTACTTCTTCGTTCAGGACGTCCAGGTGGCCGGACTCACCATTGCCGAGGCCCAGGAAAAGATCCGCCAGATCCTGATGAAGGACTGGTTCGTGAATCCCCAGGTGAACATCGAGATGAAGGAGTACGCCCGAGAGATCGTGACCGTGCTGGGGCAGGTCAACCGGCCGGGAACTGTTCTGCTCCCCTCGGATCGCCGTGTGGACATCGTCGAGGTGATCGGCATGGCAGGTGATTTCACCCGGCTGGCCAACAAGAGCCGGATCGAACTGGTGCGCAAGGGGCGCAAAATCCAGATTTCGTACGATGAACTGAAGAAGATCACCGATCCCGCCCGGAAGCTGTATGTCGAGCCCGACGACGTGATTGAAGTCGGGCAGTCGGTGTTTTAG